Proteins co-encoded in one Psychromonas sp. L1A2 genomic window:
- a CDS encoding DMT family transporter, protein MFQKFFLSIPISLRFMLLSAFSFALMTACVKLVSTHNIPVFEIVAARGLVSLIISYVDIKRKKIPIWGNNKVLLIARGVVGTLALLCVYYAVTTLPLVEATLLQYLYPVFTAILAFLFLKERIQRSTLICILLCLLGLFAMVKPNLSLNSEVVLPWFSVFIALLGALGSGTAYVIVKRLSKCEDSSVIIFYFPLIALPLSIILLGDNFVMPDTEALILLLFVGIFTQMGQVGLTKAMQSEVAAKVSAFSYVQIIFSTILGVIIFNEVPSFWTLIGGILIILGALVNVFGSKKKQ, encoded by the coding sequence ATGTTTCAAAAATTTTTCCTGTCGATACCTATTAGTTTACGATTTATGCTGTTATCTGCATTTTCTTTTGCATTAATGACGGCTTGTGTGAAATTAGTCAGTACTCACAATATTCCTGTTTTTGAAATTGTTGCTGCACGTGGTTTAGTATCATTAATCATTAGTTATGTTGATATTAAAAGAAAAAAAATACCGATATGGGGAAACAATAAAGTTCTATTAATAGCCCGTGGAGTTGTTGGAACACTTGCTTTGCTGTGTGTGTATTACGCGGTGACAACATTACCTTTAGTAGAAGCAACGTTATTACAGTATCTCTATCCTGTATTTACTGCTATTTTGGCGTTTTTATTTTTAAAAGAAAGAATTCAACGTTCAACCTTGATTTGTATTTTATTGTGTCTGTTAGGCTTGTTTGCGATGGTTAAACCGAATCTATCGCTTAATAGTGAAGTTGTACTACCTTGGTTTAGTGTTTTTATTGCTTTATTGGGGGCATTAGGCAGTGGTACCGCATATGTGATCGTAAAACGATTAAGTAAATGCGAAGATAGTTCGGTGATTATCTTTTATTTTCCTCTGATTGCATTACCGTTATCCATTATTTTGTTAGGCGATAATTTTGTGATGCCTGATACAGAAGCGCTAATATTATTGTTATTTGTGGGGATATTTACCCAGATGGGACAGGTCGGTTTAACCAAAGCGATGCAAAGTGAAGTTGCCGCTAAAGTCAGTGCTTTTTCTTATGTTCAAATTATATTCTCAACTATATTAGGTGTGATTATCTTTAATGAAGTTCCTTCTTTTTGGACATTA